In the Enterococcus rotai genome, CGGAATTTAGAACAGAAACATTAAGCAAGACGGAAATCAATGATGTAATCAGAATTCCCTTTGAGGACGGTATGTTTTTAGCAAATTCAAATTATGAACGAATGCTGGAACAATCTTATGGAGATTATATGGAATTTCCTCCTGTGGAAGAACGTGGAACAAAACATGACATTGTTTATTTAAAATTGGATGATTTCGAGTTTGGAGATCCAACATATAAAAAGAAAAAATAGTAGAGTCTGACAAAGGTCACAGGAGGGATAAACATGCAAGGTCTTATTTTAGCAGCTGGTTTAGGAAGCAGAATGAAAGAGTTCACTAAAAGTACCACTAAAAGTATGGTTGAAGTTAATGGGAAGTCATTAATAGAACGGATGTTACGCCAATTAGATAATCTTAATTTAGAAAGAATTGTGATCGTCGATGGCTATAAATATGATGTTATGGAGGACTATGTTAAAGAAATCCAAATCAAGACACCAGTACTATTTGTAACGAACCATGATTACGATAAAACAAATAATATTTATTCTGTCTTTATGGCTAAAGAATTAATGTGTCAAGAAGATACTATTTTACTAGAATCAGATTTGATTTTTGCAGATCAATTACTTGATGAGGTCATGGCTTCTGATTATAAAAATCTAGCCGTTGTCTCGAAGTTTGAATCTTGGATGGACGGTACAGTTGTAAAAATTGATGGAGATAAAAATATTATTGATTTTATTGATAAGAAGCGATTTAATTTTAATGAAACGAGTAGTTATTATAAAACTGTTAATATTTATAAATTTAGCAAAGAATTTTCAAAATCTATCTACTTTCCATTTCTAGAAGCTCAAATGAGTGCTTTTGGTAAGAATGAATATTATGAAACTACATTGAAAACAATTACACAATTTGATGCTAGTTTAGTTAAGGCATTGGATATTGAAGATATTCCTTGGTATGAAATTGATGATCTGCAAGATTTAGATGTTGCCAGTTCCCTCTTTAATACAACACCGTCAAAAAAATTAGATGCATTTCAAAAAAGATATGGCGGCTATTGGAGATATCCAAAAGTAATTGATTTTTGCTATCTCGTTAATCCATTTTATCCCCCTAAGCGAATGGTTGATGAAATGAAATCGAATATGGAACGCTTGATTATTGATTATCCTTCTGGTCTTCAAGTGAATTCTTCCTTAGTAGCAAAATACTATAATGTACCTGAAAAGCATGTAGTTGTGGGAAATGGTGCAGCAGAATTAATTAAATCATTGATGGAAAAGAATGCTGGGAAATATGGGATTATTGCGCCAACTTTTGAAGAATACCCAAACCGTGTTAGTAAAGAACAAATTGTAAAATACTATCCTACAAATAAAGATTTCCAATACACAGCTAAAGATATCATGGCGTTCTATTCAGAAAATGATATTGATTATTTGGTTTTAATAAACCCAGATAACCCCACTGGAAATTATATTCCAAAACCAGATGTTATAGGTTTATTAGAATGGGCAAAAGTACGCGGAATTACTATAATTTTAGATGAATCCTTTAATGATTTTGTTGATTTTGAAGAAGTTCCTTCTCTAATCAATCGTGAGACATTAATAGCACATCCTAATTTAATTATTATTAAAAGTATTTCCAAATCATTTGGGGTTCCAGGAGTACGTTTAGGCTTTTTAATGACCAGTGATGAATCATTGATCAGCTATATTAAATCAGATGTTTCAATTTGGAATATCAACTCATTTGGAGAATTCTTCCTCCAAATTTTTGAAAAATATAAAAAAGACTACTTGTCAGCTTTAGATTTATTTTATAAAATTCGTAAAGATTTTAGTTCTGCAATGGCCCAAGTATCTGATTTTGAGGTAATCGAGTCACAATCAAATTATTTCACTTGTCGTCTTACTGGTGATATAAGTGCACGGGAATTAGCCACAATACTATTGGATCAGGACAAAATCTTTATTAAGGACTTGTCTGGAAAAGATGGTTTTGAGGGTGAGTACGTAAGAATTGCAGTGAAAAAAAGTGATGAAAATGAAAAAATTGTTGAAGCCTTGAAACGAATATTGAATCGCTAGAAAGTGGATTTACAAAGGAGAACGAACATTATGGTTTTATTGTTACCTATGGAAACTAGTTATTTAAATACTAGTGGACATATTTACGACTCAGAATTCCTCAATTTAGTACAGTTATCTGATGGCAGTGTTAAATTTGATGAACGAACTTTATTTTTAAATCAAGAAGAGAAAGACTTTTTGAATGCGCAAAAAATAGTTGAGCTCTCTAATAGTATTGTTGTTTTTAAAAACAAAGGAAAATGGGGATTGATCGCCAATCTTCCAAAAGAGGAGTATATTAAAGGCAACGTTAAAAGTCATGAATTAGTTCTTCCTTCTACAGTCCAAGGAATGCTTAGTAATTTTCACGGATATAACGGTGAAGCAGCTCCTGTTTTACTAGGACACGAAAGTTCAATTGATTTAGAAGACTTTGTCAGGGAAAATGACCCAGATAAGCAACATATCATCAAGGACTATTACTTGTATATTTATCAAGGAGAAAAAGCTGAGAGATTGCTTTCTTTATATAAAAACTTAGAGAGACTCTTTATTGGTGATGGCCATCACAGGCTTTATACGACCTCTTTATCAAATTTCAAACAAACTGTTTTTGCTTGTATCATGAGCTTTGACTATTTAGATATTTTACCGATACATCGTTTATTGGAAAATGTGACAGACGAGATGTATATCCACGCTTTAAAATTTTTAGGTAAAAAGTTTGAATTAGAGAAGGTCACAGATGATTCAGATTTACCCAAAGGTTATGTTAAAATGTCACGAGGAAATGATCACTACCTGATTCGTTTAATTGATTTAGCTTCGGATGCTTTTTGGAATAATGATATTTATCGATTGAATACTCAAATCATTTCCCAAGCCTTTCGGAGTTTTGATCAAGGTGAAATCCAATATATATCAGAAGAAATGTTGAAAAATAACAAGTCATTTTCTGATGAAGATGTCATCTTAGAAACGCATGCACTTTCTAAAAAAGAATTCATTGAGGCTGCAAAAAATGATACAGTCTTGCCACCAAAATCAACTTGGGTTTATCCAAAGTTTCCATCTTTTTTACTTATGAATAAATATCAATAATTTTGGAGGTGAAAACATGAAAATTTGTATTGTTGGTTTTGGAAATATTGGAAGTGCAATAGCTGGAAGGCTTTCCTTAAGTGGACATGATGTTCGAGTCTTTACATCGACAGAATTAGGACAGGATTGTCCATTTACGCTAAAGGAAATGGATTCAACTGATGAGAGACAAACTACTATTGCTCTTGTTACAAATGATCTAGAAACTGCAGTGGCGGATATTGATATGCTTATTGTAACGTACCCATCTTTTATGTTGGAAGCTTTTGCAAAAAAAGTTGAGCCTTTTTTGATCAAACCGATATTTTTTGGTATTGTCCCAGGAAGTGGTGGGGCCGAATATATAACGAAAAAAATATTTACGCAAAAACATGTGATTTTCGGATTAGATAGAGTCCCTTACATTGCTCGCTTGATCGAAAAAAATCATTCAGTTGAGTTTTCAAAAAAAGCTTCAGTAAATGTTGCCGCGATTCCTAAAAAAGAAACTGCAGTGGTTGCAAGAATGCTTGAAGAACTTTTACGATTACCCATTTATCAGTTGCAAAATTTTTTAGAAGTCTCATTAACCCCTTCAAATGCCATTTTGCATACTTCCAGAATCTACAGTATGTTTAAGGACTACGCTACAGGTGTTACTTATCCTAAAATCCCTTATTTTTACAGAGATTGGACATTGGATTCGTCTGAAAGTTTGATTGCTTTAGATCAGGAATTGAAAAATATTATTTTAAAAATGCCAGAACTTGATTTATCGGAAATTAAAACGATTCGTGAACATTATGAATCACCAACTGCTAAAGCGATGACAGATAAAATAAAGAGTATTTCATCTTTTAAAAATATTATTTCGCCTATGAAACAACTTTCTGATCAAACGTTTGTTCCAGATTTCACTTCAAGATATTTTACTGAGGATCTTCCGTTTGGGTTACTTATTATTAAAGGTTTCGGTTTGATTACCGAAGTAGAAACCCCAGAAGCTGATAGAATTATTTTATGGAGTCAAAAGTGGTTAAATAAAGAATATCTAACGAATGAAGGAAAACCTGGTCAGGACTTTTTGGTGTCAGGAGTCCCTCAGGCATATGGAATTAAAACATTGGAAGATGTCTACCATTTTTATCAATCTTGATGGTGAAAAAAATAATGGAGTAAATGAGTGGGAATGGAAGTGTTATTATGAGTAAGATACTTATTACCGGAGGTGCTGGATTCATTGGATCTACGCTTGCGAATTATTACAGTAAAAACCATAGTGTTGTTGTTGTTGATGACTTGTCTATGGGAAAACAAGAAAACTTAATTGAATCAAAAAATATTACTTTTATTCAGGGTAGTGTTACAGATAGAAACTTAATGTCACAATTATTGGAAAAACAACAGTTTGATTACATTTTCCACTTAGCAGCTATAGCGAGTGTAGCTGATTCGGTTCAAAGACCAGTTGAAACACATCTTGTAAATTTTGATAGTGTATTCTATCTCTTGGAATTAGTAAAAAAACAGTCAGGTCTGAAACGTTTATTATTTTCCTCATCTGCAGCTGTTTATGGAGATGAACCAACTTTACCAAAACAAGAAGAGTCTGTTATTAGACCCTTAACTCCATATGCTATTGATAAATTTTCAGCTGAAAAATATGTAGTTGATTACTGTCATCTTTATGGTGTACCAACAAGTGCCGTTAGATTTTTTAATGTATATGGTCCAAATCAAAATCCTAATTCTCCATACTCTGGAGTTATTTCAATTGTGATGGATTGTTATAAACAACTTTCAAAAAATAAAAATACTTTTTTTACAATGTTTGGCGATGGGAACCAGTCAAGAGACTTTATATATATTGATGATGTTATTAAAGCATTAGATTTGATTGTGAACTCAAAAGAAACTTTAGGACAGGTATATAATGTTGGAACTGGAAACAGTGTCACTTTGAATGAATTGATTCATACAATTGGGAAATTATTAGATAAAGACTTACCTGTCAACTATGAAAGTGAACGTGAGGGAGATATCCGTGAATCTCTAGCGGATATATCCAAAATTAAAGGAATTGGTTTTGAACCTAAATTTGATATTAAGGAAGGACTTCGAAATTATATTAAGCATGAACTAAATTTAGATTGAAAATTTTTTAGTTAATGGGAAACTAAGTGATGTTGAAAATAGTTCATTTTTGAACTATTTTTTCATAATATCGATTTAGTTTTAAAATAAATTTAATCGTATCATTTCTTTGGCTATGATTTACATACATTTATTAAGTACCCTAACTGCTTTCGTAATAAGTATCAAGTAGAAATAGAAGGAGTATATTTATGGATTTTAAAAATATGCAAATGAAAGAGAAATATAAGATTAATAGGTTTATCAATTTTATCCCTGTATCGTTAGTTATCCTTAATTTTATCACAGTAATTTTTAGCTTTCGAACTAACCCGTTTTCTCGTCTGTTAAATGGTCATGATTCTTCAATGTTTATATATTTTGGAAGAGGAATTAGTGATGGGCTCATTCCTTATAACGATATGTTTGATCATAAAGGAATATTGTTATTTATATTTCAATATGTTGGAATTTTACTAGGTTTCGGTGACCATTCATTAGGTATTTGGATTTTGGAATGTGTATTTTATGCACTATCATTGATATTTTTTTATAAATTGCTAATGTATTTTACTAAAGATAGATTAGTATCAAGTATTACAATTGTTTTGTTTACAGGAATCATTTTGTCATCATTTGATTTTGGAAATTATTCTGAAGAATTTGCATTACCTTTTATTACAATTGCACTATATCTTTTCGTTAGAATTTGGTTAGAAAATCCGACTAATTCGTGGTATCTTTTTTTTACGGGAATTTGTGGCGGAATCACATTCTTTATTCGACCTAATATGATTGCATTATGGATAGTTTTCTGTTTATTGTTAGGAATAAAAAGCCTTCTCAAGAAAGATTATTTAGTTTTACATAAGCAAATTTTATACGTTTTTATAGGAGGTATGGTTATTTGCCTATTAGTTTTAGGCTATAGTATAATAAATGGTAATTTAAAACAAATGATTTACCAAACGTTTATATTAAATGTTCAATATTCATCATCTTCCTTTTCTGAAAAGTTACTTACAGCAAAATCATTTTTTCAATTTATGACAGATTATGGAGTTGTAGCATTCATTCTTCCTTTTCTTATACTTTTGGTTGTTAATCCTAGTAAAATACCCAAAAAAATTCGTGTGTTTCATGTGATTTTACTTATCTATTTAGTGTTTAATTTTTTTACAGTTGTTATGTCGGGTAGATTTTATACTCATTATTTTATAACTATGTTTCCAGGTTTAATTTTAGCTACAGGTATTGGTTTAAAATGGCTTCTAAGCCAGTTAGGTTTAACTCACAATAAAAAAATTGTTTGTATATTATTATTCTCTTTACTTACTATTAGTTATTCAGGAAAAGCATTTACTGATTTTGTTAAACAAACGAACAATAGAATGCCTAACGAAAAAATAAATTCTTTGGTAGTCCAAGAAGCAGCCTATATTAAAAAGAATTCAACTAAGTCAGATAAAATCTATGTTCATAATATTAGTGCTAGCGTATACAATATTAGTGGAAGATATTCCAACTCGAAATTTTTTAAATTGCCTTCTTTGGATTATTTAAAATTTCATAAATTGAAAGAAGAATTTACGACTAAATTATATGAAAATCCACCTAAATTTATTGTTGTTGGCAGAGAAACCTACTTAAATAAACCAAACCTAACGGATTTAAAACTAGATAAAACCGTTGTGAATGCTATAGATGAAAACTATCAAGTGATTCCCGAATATGAGCAGACGGATTATATGATTTTCCAACTAAAAAGTACCCTTTGAAATTATTTTTTAAACGTATAGTTGTATTGTATAT is a window encoding:
- a CDS encoding DUF1015 family protein, which codes for MVLLLPMETSYLNTSGHIYDSEFLNLVQLSDGSVKFDERTLFLNQEEKDFLNAQKIVELSNSIVVFKNKGKWGLIANLPKEEYIKGNVKSHELVLPSTVQGMLSNFHGYNGEAAPVLLGHESSIDLEDFVRENDPDKQHIIKDYYLYIYQGEKAERLLSLYKNLERLFIGDGHHRLYTTSLSNFKQTVFACIMSFDYLDILPIHRLLENVTDEMYIHALKFLGKKFELEKVTDDSDLPKGYVKMSRGNDHYLIRLIDLASDAFWNNDIYRLNTQIISQAFRSFDQGEIQYISEEMLKNNKSFSDEDVILETHALSKKEFIEAAKNDTVLPPKSTWVYPKFPSFLLMNKYQ
- a CDS encoding aminotransferase class I/II-fold pyridoxal phosphate-dependent enzyme, which encodes MQGLILAAGLGSRMKEFTKSTTKSMVEVNGKSLIERMLRQLDNLNLERIVIVDGYKYDVMEDYVKEIQIKTPVLFVTNHDYDKTNNIYSVFMAKELMCQEDTILLESDLIFADQLLDEVMASDYKNLAVVSKFESWMDGTVVKIDGDKNIIDFIDKKRFNFNETSSYYKTVNIYKFSKEFSKSIYFPFLEAQMSAFGKNEYYETTLKTITQFDASLVKALDIEDIPWYEIDDLQDLDVASSLFNTTPSKKLDAFQKRYGGYWRYPKVIDFCYLVNPFYPPKRMVDEMKSNMERLIIDYPSGLQVNSSLVAKYYNVPEKHVVVGNGAAELIKSLMEKNAGKYGIIAPTFEEYPNRVSKEQIVKYYPTNKDFQYTAKDIMAFYSENDIDYLVLINPDNPTGNYIPKPDVIGLLEWAKVRGITIILDESFNDFVDFEEVPSLINRETLIAHPNLIIIKSISKSFGVPGVRLGFLMTSDESLISYIKSDVSIWNINSFGEFFLQIFEKYKKDYLSALDLFYKIRKDFSSAMAQVSDFEVIESQSNYFTCRLTGDISARELATILLDQDKIFIKDLSGKDGFEGEYVRIAVKKSDENEKIVEALKRILNR
- a CDS encoding ArnT family glycosyltransferase — protein: MDFKNMQMKEKYKINRFINFIPVSLVILNFITVIFSFRTNPFSRLLNGHDSSMFIYFGRGISDGLIPYNDMFDHKGILLFIFQYVGILLGFGDHSLGIWILECVFYALSLIFFYKLLMYFTKDRLVSSITIVLFTGIILSSFDFGNYSEEFALPFITIALYLFVRIWLENPTNSWYLFFTGICGGITFFIRPNMIALWIVFCLLLGIKSLLKKDYLVLHKQILYVFIGGMVICLLVLGYSIINGNLKQMIYQTFILNVQYSSSSFSEKLLTAKSFFQFMTDYGVVAFILPFLILLVVNPSKIPKKIRVFHVILLIYLVFNFFTVVMSGRFYTHYFITMFPGLILATGIGLKWLLSQLGLTHNKKIVCILLFSLLTISYSGKAFTDFVKQTNNRMPNEKINSLVVQEAAYIKKNSTKSDKIYVHNISASVYNISGRYSNSKFFKLPSLDYLKFHKLKEEFTTKLYENPPKFIVVGRETYLNKPNLTDLKLDKTVVNAIDENYQVIPEYEQTDYMIFQLKSTL
- a CDS encoding NAD-dependent epimerase/dehydratase family protein, whose translation is MSKILITGGAGFIGSTLANYYSKNHSVVVVDDLSMGKQENLIESKNITFIQGSVTDRNLMSQLLEKQQFDYIFHLAAIASVADSVQRPVETHLVNFDSVFYLLELVKKQSGLKRLLFSSSAAVYGDEPTLPKQEESVIRPLTPYAIDKFSAEKYVVDYCHLYGVPTSAVRFFNVYGPNQNPNSPYSGVISIVMDCYKQLSKNKNTFFTMFGDGNQSRDFIYIDDVIKALDLIVNSKETLGQVYNVGTGNSVTLNELIHTIGKLLDKDLPVNYESEREGDIRESLADISKIKGIGFEPKFDIKEGLRNYIKHELNLD
- a CDS encoding NAD/NADP octopine/nopaline dehydrogenase family protein, which produces MKICIVGFGNIGSAIAGRLSLSGHDVRVFTSTELGQDCPFTLKEMDSTDERQTTIALVTNDLETAVADIDMLIVTYPSFMLEAFAKKVEPFLIKPIFFGIVPGSGGAEYITKKIFTQKHVIFGLDRVPYIARLIEKNHSVEFSKKASVNVAAIPKKETAVVARMLEELLRLPIYQLQNFLEVSLTPSNAILHTSRIYSMFKDYATGVTYPKIPYFYRDWTLDSSESLIALDQELKNIILKMPELDLSEIKTIREHYESPTAKAMTDKIKSISSFKNIISPMKQLSDQTFVPDFTSRYFTEDLPFGLLIIKGFGLITEVETPEADRIILWSQKWLNKEYLTNEGKPGQDFLVSGVPQAYGIKTLEDVYHFYQS